A part of Periophthalmus magnuspinnatus isolate fPerMag1 chromosome 14, fPerMag1.2.pri, whole genome shotgun sequence genomic DNA contains:
- the LOC117381625 gene encoding F-box only protein 40-like has product MSSCSRSSRDRHKGGHTHCDSCYTRRCRARVEPSVCCPLSTCRLLCGALFHLCKEEDHLLLCPNVRVPCINYEFGCPLQMPRSSRAEHLQYCPASVISCSMEWNRWPAQDAHSHQNTELHENLMSERVKGGCLDLAMALKDQDRLFHSLKMKKLFPELTQRVEKEDEEEEKRREKEKLKKAAMTKEAALKPTTWQSFDKYNYTALTEKDYDDDDDEEEEEDILEELFEVAPERELTQAEREALAYHQGVQPELLESYNAWERMFSMEMGGCREAGAAPETAKGKCLSTLSEEDESNEGCSGAAAAVNKQTTAPVPAPACPRVTKNFTYGKIEPMKIITVRTFKVPTSFQARPSRIRNPWSRRRENKTVDTSDLGVTLQDMPVWEEIQASLLCSLEREQRGHMIAESVSTDALLTDEGTQTYHFLSTPFRSDASLRDLSETKTPELHLQLQVESVTSRHHKASSVFTFLCGQSFQRREYGLHYKNIHSDIHMCVNGWFEQRCPLAYLGCTFSQRRFRPSTYDATVNYNEELGCFSLHPSSPVSRDSNSTQDAPSTFQSAPQRRERRAAGGEDPLSSLPYEVLCHVASFLDSLSLSQLALVSHLMRQVCSSQLQDRGMVTLHWAKKTSSNGQAKWRVTHKIWEFSTLFAPVDSWRFCDVPPLSEHLRMCPHYQTEPRNERVLLPKIREQLHNDTNCKGPTLVSLFKNNKLIM; this is encoded by the exons ATG AGTTCCTGTTCCCGCTCGTCCCGTGACCGTCACAAAGGAGGCCACACCCACTGCGACTCCTGCTACACACGGCGCTGCAGAGCCCGGGTCGAGCCCTCTGTCTGCTGTCCACTCAGTACCTGTCGCCTCCTGTGTGGGGCGCTCTTCCACCTGTGTAAAGAGGAGGACCACCTGCTGCTCTGTCCCAATGTCCGTGTCCCATGTATCAATTATGAGTTCGGCTGTCCCCTCCAGATGCCCCGCTCGTCCAGGGCAGAGCACCTCCAGTACTGTCCCGCCAGTGTGATCTCCTGCTCCATGGAGTGGAACAGGTGGCCCGCTCAAGATGCTCATTCGCACCAAAACACAGAGTTACATGAAAATCTGATGAGTGAAAGGGTCAAAGGAGGATGCTTGGATTTAGCGATGGCTTTGAAGGATCAGGACAGGCTTTTTCACtccttgaaaatgaaaaaactgTTTCCAGAATTGACCCAACGAGTGGagaaggaggatgaagaggaggagaagaggagagagaaagaaaaactcaaaaaggcAGCAATGACAAAAGAAGCAGCATTAAAGCCAACAACATGGCAATCTTTTGACAAGTATAACTACACTGCCTTGACTGAGAAAgactatgatgatgatgatgatgaagaagaagaggaggatatTTTGGAGGAGTTGTTTGAGGTTGCTCCAGAACGAGAACTGACccaagcagagagagaggctttGGCTTACCATCAAGGAGTCCAACCAGAGCTTCTGGAAAGCTACAATGCCTGGGAGCGTATGTTCAGTATGGAGatgggcgggtgcagagaggcAGGTGCAGCGCCTGAAACAGCAAAGGGGAAGTGTTTGAGTACTCTGTCAGAGGaagatgagtccaatgaggggtgttcaggagcagcagcagctgtGAATAAACAGACTACTGCTCCTGTCCCAGCTCCTGCATGCCCCAGGGTGACAAAGAATTTCACTTATGGAAAAATAGAGCCTATGAAGATTATAACTGTGCGCACATTCAAAGTCCCAACCAGTTTTCAAGCCAGGCCCAGTCGAATCAGAAACCCTTGGAGCAGAAGGAGGGAGAATAAGACAGTGGACACCAGTGACCTGGGTGTGACGCTGCAGGACATGCCTGTGTGGGAGGAGATACAG GCCTCTCTGCTGTGCTCTTTGGAGAGAGAGCAGCGCGGTCACATGATCGCAGAGAGCGTGTCCACGGACGCCCTGCTCACGGACGAGGGCACGCAGACGTACCACTTCCTGTCCACTCCGTTCCGCAGTGATGCGAGTCTCCGGGACCTGTCTGAGACCAAAACCCCGGAGCTGCACTTGCAGCTGCAGGTGGAAAGTGTGACCAGTCGCCACCACAAAGCCAGCTCCGTGTTCACCTTCCTCTGTGGACAGAGCTTCCAGCGCCGCGAATACGGCCTGCACTACAA GAACATCCACAGTGACATCCACATGTGTGTTAATGGCTGGTTTGAACAGCGCTGTCCTTTGGCTTATCTGGGCTGTACCTTCAGTCAGAGGAGGTTTCGTCCATCAACGTATGATGCTACTGTCAACTACAA TGAAGAACTGGGTTGCTTCAGCCTCCACCCATCATCTCCTGTGTCGCGGGACAGTAACAGCACTCAGGATGCCCCCAGTACTTTTCAGAGCGCCCCCCAGAGGAGAGAGCGTCGAGCTGCAGGGGGAGAGGACCCTCTGAGCTCCCTACCCTACGAGGTGCTGTGTCATGTGGCCAGTTTCCTGGAcagtctgtctctgtcccaGCTCGCCCTGGTGTCGCACCTCATGAGGCAGGTGTGCTCCTCTCAGCTGCAGGACAGGGGCATGGTCACACTGCACTGGGCCAAGAAGACATCCTCCAATGGGCAGGCAAAGTGGAGGGTGACACATAAG atttGGGAGTTCAGCACACTCTTTGCTCCAGTGGACTCCTGGAGGTTCTGTGATGTCCCACCGCTGTCGGAGCACCTCAGGATGTGTCCACACTACCAGACAGAGCCCAGGAACGAGAGGGTTTTACTTCCCAAAATCAGAGAACAGCTCCACAATGACACCAACTGTAAAGGGCCCACTTTGGTCAGCCTTTTCAAGAACAATAAACTCATCATGTAG
- the fbxo40.2 gene encoding F-box only protein 40 encodes MSSRSRSSRDRHKGGHTHCDSCYTRRCRARVEPSVCCPLSTCRLLCGALFHLCKEEDHLLLCPNVRVPCINAAFGCSLQMPRSSRAEHLQYCPASVISCSMEWLRWPVDETNPNSFLALQENLLKERSEQHEEALDVSLALVDQSDLYSRLKMKPLYPELMEQEEEEEVEEKEEEKEEEKEESAVGGTLNGEAEEVQTAPASVSKPVIVEEPVNMSRSQMLSLMKEKHSIMDMMFGMERGACTVAESKQDEPTQKDKTGEKEEDKTQTTGVKNEPKDTEKHGAAAEAPEVDTSKTGHAPWQQGVLERLGKELTPQEFNMYIVHHGRMLMAFGQIEACTPRERDFVYGSLEPIPVQTLRSFKVPDSYHYRSRVHLYDTSARVPTETRETDTSDLGSSEDQWFSDEAKLTLLGYAEKEVMGHKICELKAADGLFVDEGTQTFSFRSAPFTSKTKLSDVITDTDRPSTLHLQLQAESVNSRNNRASAFAFVCGHIFHRREYPTHVRNVHCDIQTGLSGWFEQRCPLSYLGCTFSCRRFQPSTHKATVTFNQKLKTFNLRPAAVCPLWDDSETAAEDPLSSLPYEVLCHVASFLDSLSLSQLALVSRLMRQVCSSQLQDRGIINLRWERTSRSRGKSQWRAKPVWEFSYLFSKVDSWHFSEISPISSHLKVCPFYEQHVHSARVLLPSLSTKQKNSTQKLTLVDHFTKTNKKL; translated from the exons ATG AGTTCCCGTTCCCGCTCGTCCCGTGACCGTCACAAAGGAGGCCACACCCACTGCGACTCCTGCTACACACGGCGCTGCAGAGCCCGGGTCGAGCCCTCTGTCTGCTGTCCACTCAGTACCTGTCGCCTCCTGTGTGGGGCGCTCTTCCACCTGTGCAAAGAGGAGGACCACCTGCTGCTCTGTCCCAATGTCCGTGTCCCATGTATCAATGCTGCGTTCGGCTGTTCCCTCCAGATGCCCCGCTCGTCCAGGGCAGAGCACCTCCAGTACTGTCCCGCCAGTGTGATCTCCTGCTCCATGGAGTGGCTGAGGTGGCCTGTAGATGAAACAAACCCAAACAGTTTTTTGGCTTTACAAGAAAATCTGTTGAAGGAGAGAAGTGAGCAGCATGAAGAGGCGCTGGATGTCAGTTTGGCGTTGGTGGATCAGTCAGATTTATATTCACGACTTAAGATGAAGCCTCTGTACCCAGAACtgatggagcaggaggaggaggaggaggtggaggaaaaagaggaggagaaagaggaggagaaagaggagagcgcAGTAGGAGGGACTCTGAACGGAGAGGCTGAGGAAGTGCAAA CAGCGCCTGCCTCTGTGAGTAAACCTGTCATTGTAGAGGAACCAGTGAATATGTCCCGGAGCCAGATGTTGAGCCTCATGAAAGAGAAGCACAGCATTATGGACATGATGTTTGGGATGGAGCGAGGGGCATGCACCGTGGCTGAGTCAAAACAAGACGAGCCAACACAGAAAGACAAAacgggagagaaggaagaggataAAACTCAAACTACAGGTGTAAAAAATGAGCCAAAGGATACAGAGAAACATGGAGCTGCTGCTGAGGCTCCTGAAGTGGACACTAGTAAAACAGGACATGCCCCGTGGCAGCAGGGGGTGTTGGAAAGACTGGGGAAGGAGCTGACTCCTCAGGAGTTTAACatgtacatagtgcaccatggACGGATGCTGATGGCATTTGGACAAATTGAGGCCTGTACTCCGAGAGAGAGGGACTTTGTTTATGGCAGTCTGGAGCCTATTCCAGTCCAGACACTTCGCTCTTTCAAG gTTCCAGACAGTTATCACTACAGAAGCAGAGTTCATTTGTACGACACTTCTGCTCGAGTTCCAACTGAGACTCGAGAGACGGACACCTCAGACCTAGGCTCCTCTGAGGACCAGTGGTTCAGCGACGAGGCCAAACTCACACTACTGGGATACGCCGAGAAGGAGGTCATGGGCCACAAG ATATGTGAGTTGAAGGCTGCAGACGGACTCTTTGTTGACGAGGGCACACAGACTTTTTCTTTCCGCTCGGCTCCATTCACGTCAAAGACCAAACTGTCTGATGTCATAACAGACACGGATCGACCCAGCACACTTCACCTGCAGCTTCAGGCCGAGTCCGTGAACAGTCGAAACAACCGAGCGAGTGCCTTCGCGTTTGTCTGTGGACACATTTTCCACCGCAGAGAATACCCCACTCATGTCAG AAATGTCCACTGTGATATCCAGACTGGGCTCAGCGGTTGGTTCGAGCAGAGATGTCCTTTGTCTTATCTGGGATGTACTTTCAGCTGCCGGAGGTTTCAGCCATCAACACACAAAGCTACTGTTACCTTCAA CCAGAAGCTCAAGACTTTTAATCTCCGCCCTGCTGCTGTTTGCCCTCTATGGGACGACTCTGAAACTGCAGCAGAGGATCCTCTGAGCTCCCTGCCCTATGAGGTGCTGTGTCACGTGGCCAGTTTCCTGGacagtctgtctctgtctcagctcGCCCTGGTGTCCCGCCTCATGAGGCAGGTGTGCTCCTCTCAGCTGCAGGACAGGGGCATAATCAACCTGCGCTGGGAGAGGACAAGCCGCTCACGAGGAAAGAGCCAGTGGAGGGCAAAACCT GTTTGGGAGTTCAGTTACCTCTTTTCAAAAGTGGATTCTTGGCACTTTTCAGAAATTTCTCCAATCTCATCACATCTAAAAGTCTGTCCATTTTATGAGCAGCACGTTCACAGCGCCCGTGTCCTTTTGCCCAGCCtgagcacaaaacaaaaaaacagcacacaAAAACTAACTCTGGTCGATCACTTCACCAAAACCAATAAGAAATTATAA